The genome window ACCGGGCTAGTGAATCGGCAGGCTGGCTCAGAGAGTTAAATTTGGGTCCGAGCATGCATACTCCAGAAACAGAGGAATATGGAATTAGCTCGTTTGTTTATTCTAGTAAAAAGCCATTTCATTCAGAACGTTTCAATGATTGGTGCCATTCTATGCCACTCTCTATTGTACGGGCGAAAGGGATAGCATGGTGTGCGACGAGGAATGACTTAGCATTATTATTATCGCAGGCAGGTCCTTCCGTAAGTATTGAGCCAATTTCTTACTGGGTTGCAGCACTTCCAGAAGTTAGGCAAGAGGAAATTTTGAAGGTCAATCCTAGTTTGCGCGGAAATTGGGACCCTCAATTTGGAGACAGACATACAAAACTTGTATTAATCGGAATGGATTTAAATGTAGAGCTTATAAAAAAGGAACTGGATGAATGTTTATTAACAGAAGAAGAGTTTCTTGGAGAGTGGCAGCAGTTGAGAGATCCATTTTATTGGCAGCTATCAGCAAGATGATTTCGCAGAAGCAGAAAACTTGCAAATCGTAATCATTTCGTTTTAATATATAAGAAGAGTATAAAGTAAATAATTTTTGATTAGGTAAATCGTAATGATGACGATTTGTGGAAAAGGAGGAAAAACAGCTTGGCAAAAAAATCAAAGGTAGTAAAAGAAAGAAAAAGAAGAGAAATAGTAGAGAAATACGCTGAAATTCGCAGAGAGTTGAAGGAGAGGGGCGATTTTGAAGCATTAAGAAAACTGCCGAGAGATTCCTCACCTACTAGGTTAAAAAATAGATGTGAAGTTACAGGAAGGCCGAGAGGTTATTTAAGAAAATTCAAAATGTCTAGGATTGCATTTAGAGAGTATGCGCATAAAGGACAAATACCTGGTGTGAAAAAATCTAGCTGGTAATAAGAAAAATTGGAGGAATGATTAGTATGAAAAAAGGAATACATCCAAATTATCAAGAAGTTGTTTTTATGGATGTTAATAGCGGATTCCAATTTTTATCTGGATCCACTAAACAATCAAAAGAAGAAATTGTTTGGAAAGATGGAAAAACCTACCCGCTTCTAAAAGTAGAAATCAGTTCTGATACACATCCTTTTTATACTGGACGTCAAAAATTCTCCGATCGTGGTGGTAGAGTGGAACGCTTTTATGAAAAATATAAACAAAAAAAGTCATAATAAAAGAGGTGTGTTTTTCGTTTTCTTTTCTAATGAAATGTTTTAACTCCCTTGCGAATGTGAATAATTTAAGTAGAACGTGCAATTGAAAAGGAGGATAAAAATATGAACAGCCAATTAGAGAGAATGAAAACGAAAAAAGGGTTCATTGCTGCATTAGACCAAAGTGGTGGCAGTACGCCAAAAGCGCTGCTTCATTACGGAGTGCCAGAAAGTGCTTATACGAATGACGAGGAAATGTTTGATTTGGTACACAAAATGCGGACAAGGATTATTACTTCCCCAGCATTTAATTCTGAATATATTCTTGGAGCAATCTTATTTGAACAAACGATGGATAGCAAGATTGAAGGTATGTATACGGCGGATTATTTAGCACAGAAAAAAGACATCCTTCCCTTTTTAAAAATTGATAAAGGATTAGCAGATCAAGCAAATGGAGTTCAGCTAATGAAGCCAATTCCAGATTTGGATGAAATTTTGCGACGTGCCAATGAACGCAATATTTTTGGAACAAAAATGCGTTCTGTTATTAAGGAAGCTAATCGAGATGGAATTAAAGAAGTTGTGGAACAACAGTTTGAAATAGGAAAACAAATAATAGCAGCAGGCTTAGTACCAATTATCGAACCGGAAGTAGATATTTATAGCCAGGATAGAGAACAGTCTGAGGCTATTTTGAAAGAAGAATTGTTAAAGCATCTCGATGACCTAAACGAAAATGAAAATGTCATGTTAAAGCTATCGATTCCTGCTATTGCGAATACTTATAAAGAATTAACCACCCATCCACGAGTAGTTCGAGTAGTTGCCCTTTCAGGAGGATATAGCAGAGAAGAAGCAAATCAAAAATTAAAAGAAAATGACAATATAATCGCAAGCTTCTCTAGAGCTCTAAGCGAAGAACTAAACGTCAATCAATCAGAGGAAGAATTCAATCAAAGCTTAAAAGAAGCCGTAACCTCTATTTACGAAGCTTCCACCGTCAAGAAATAACAGAAACATTTTTAATTGTAATGCCGTTTTAATAAGGAAAAACCGAATATTAGAAGATGAGAAAAAGAAATTTTAAATGGAAAGGCTCTGATACTGTTTATCAGAGCCTTTATATGATTAATCAAGAATTCTTTTTTCTCCGTCTATCGCTTGGATAGGTTGTATATTCTGCGTGAACTCCAGTGTTCCCATATATTCGCTTTGTTCATTTCTTACAGCAAAGTACCGTATATATACATATTTATCTTTGAATTTAATCCAAAAGTCTTCACTATCTTTTTTTCCTGATTTAAAGTCATTTAATAACTTTTCTACTACATGCACGCTTTTAGGTGGATGACAGTTTTGGACAGTTCGTCCAATGACAGCTTTTGTTCGGGCAAAAATTCTTTCTTTTCCATGAGAAAAATAACGCACCACATCATCTTTATCAATAAAGGTAATATCCACTGGCAAATGATTCAGCATCAGCTCAAGCTGTTTGACAGATAAAATTCCAGTTTCAAAATGAATCAATCCACTTTCGATCTTATCTAAAGCAGAGCTCTCTTGCATAGATACTCGCTTTGGAATCCACTTTTCGACCGGTTTGATCAAACAATAGCCAATTTCCTCGCTTTCCGCTGCAATTTTTATCCATTCATCTTCGGTTAATGTGCTTAGGGCCATTGGAAAGAGAATATTCTCTTCTTTAAAAATCATTTCAGTAGCTTCTTGAATGATAAAGTAAATATTATTCAGAATGTCTTGTTTTTCCCCATGATAGTCTTCCAATTGTTGCTTGGCTAATTTGATAGCTGCACGAATTCGATCATCTACTCCCCACATTACCTGGGTTGGTCCATATATACCGTATTTTTCAAGAAAGGGGAATAGTAAATTTTCTTTGCGGCTATAGTGTTTATCGATTTCTACTAATAATTGTATATCTTCTGAAAGTTTTTGGAGATTTTTGGGAGAATCTTCTTTTTCAAATCGTTCATAATGAAGCTGAAGCTTGAAATTCACCAACAAATCAATTTCCTTATTTTCCAGTTTAAAAGTATGGATGGGATGTCCTGCTTCTTCTTCTGCTTTTTGTGAAGTGGAGGCATGAATATCATCAATAGATCCTTTGAATACTGCTGTGTGCACAGAACATAATCGTTGTACCTCTTCAACTGGGATACCTTCCTCTTCCATTAATGCTTGTTCAAGCTGTGATATTTCCGATACCGATATATTACCAACTGCTTTTTCAAATTGAGCTTTTACTTCTTCCACGGACCTGCCAGCATGTAAATCTTTCATAATTTCTTTTAAAAGCTGCTGGCGCTCAGATGCAGCTTTTTTTAATTCTGTTCGATTGTTAATTAATTCACTCATATGTGTCCCTTCTCTCTTCTATAATTGTAAATCCATGATCTATACAAGTTTGCTTTACTGTGTTCATTGATATTTTTCTCATGCGACACCCTTTTGGAATCGTCATTATTCGTCCGGCAGTTTGCATCATCCGAGGATCTGTAATCTTTTCAAAGCCAAGATCTTTTAAAACGCTGACTAATTCTGGATAAGTAGTGGTTAGTTCCAAGATGGTTAGATTTAAATCTAATACTTTAGCCAATCGATAACACCTCTTTTGCTGATAATAATTCTCAATGGAAGTATAACAAAATAACCAAAACAAAAATGTGATGGAAATCACACTTTAAAAATAAGGGATAAACAATAGTACACTTACAGGAGCCATTTTATTTAGGTTCATGATTTGTTTCAGTTGCCAACAAAATAAGAACTCAATGATCGTTGAAGAAGAAAGCGCTACAAACTACAATTTAATTAAAGGTGATCACCTTAAAAAATAAAGACATGGAGGATGTATATCTTAAAAGAGAGTTAATACAAAAAGGCTGAAAATGAAAAAAGGAAGCTGCTTTAAAGGAGGTAGTGATATTGTTAAGCAATATCTTAGAAGAAGAATTTATCCAATTAAATGTGAGGGTGGATAATTGGGAGGAAGCAATTAGAAAAGGTACACTACCTCTCGTAATGAAAAACAAAATAACAAAAGAATATGTCAATAAAATAATCGAAATTGCTAAAACAATAGGACCATATATTGTCATTACTAAGCATGTAGCTTTACCACATGCTCCTGCAGAATTTGGGGCAAAGGAAACAGCAATTGGGATTACTACTTTAGAATATCCTGTTAGGTTTGGAAATGAAGCAAATGATCCTGTTAAGTACTTGTTCTGCTTAAGTGCTACAGATAGTAATAGTCATTTGGAAGCATTGGCAGAATTGGTAAAACTCTTGGAAAATGAGGAGTTTTTTCAGCTGTTAGATACAAGCAGTAGTCCGAAAGAGATATTTTCATATATTAGTAAAATTTAAAAGGGAGAGATTTCTATGTATAAAGCATTAGTAGCGTGTCGAGCAGGTGTAGGTTCAAGTTTGATGCTAAAGATAAAGGTAAATGAGGTTGTGAAAGAAAATAAACTGCCTATCCAAGTCGAACACTCCTCATTGGATGGAGTGGCTGGGTTTGATGGCGAAATATTAATCACACTTGTCGATGTTGCACAGGAATTGAGTAATAAAGGAATAAAGCAGCATATTATTGGTATTGCAAATATTGTAGATAAAAAAGAAATTCTTGAAAAATTAAATGCATTTTTACAGCAAACGGAAATTTGAATAGAAGGAGCTGTTAGTAAATGATGCAATTCATAATTAGTTTATTTAGTAATCCTGCAATTATTCTAGCATTAGTTGCATTGATTGGATTGCTGGCACAAAAAAAGGCAATGACAGAAGTAATGACTGGCACCTTTAAAACACTGATTGGGTTTTTGATCTTTGGAATAGGTGCTAGTACGATGACAGCTGCATTGAAAAACTTTAATGTCTTATTCCAAGATGGTTTTGATTTAACTGGAGTTGTCGCATCTCCAGAAGCCGCAACAGCCCTTGCACAATCTGAGTATGGGTTTGTTGTATCCTGCACATTGATTTTAGGGTTTGTAATGAATCTAGTTTTTGCAAGAATAACTCCTATGAAGAATATTTTTTTTACAGGAGGGCATAGTTTATTCTTTGCATGTGTACTGTCGCTCATTATTAAATCGTATGGGTATTCAAATACTATTTCAATCCTTGTTGGCGGGGTTATTT of Niallia circulans contains these proteins:
- the rpsN gene encoding 30S ribosomal protein S14; the protein is MAKKSKVVKERKRREIVEKYAEIRRELKERGDFEALRKLPRDSSPTRLKNRCEVTGRPRGYLRKFKMSRIAFREYAHKGQIPGVKKSSW
- a CDS encoding type B 50S ribosomal protein L31; this translates as MKKGIHPNYQEVVFMDVNSGFQFLSGSTKQSKEEIVWKDGKTYPLLKVEISSDTHPFYTGRQKFSDRGGRVERFYEKYKQKKS
- a CDS encoding fructose bisphosphate aldolase; this translates as MNSQLERMKTKKGFIAALDQSGGSTPKALLHYGVPESAYTNDEEMFDLVHKMRTRIITSPAFNSEYILGAILFEQTMDSKIEGMYTADYLAQKKDILPFLKIDKGLADQANGVQLMKPIPDLDEILRRANERNIFGTKMRSVIKEANRDGIKEVVEQQFEIGKQIIAAGLVPIIEPEVDIYSQDREQSEAILKEELLKHLDDLNENENVMLKLSIPAIANTYKELTTHPRVVRVVALSGGYSREEANQKLKENDNIIASFSRALSEELNVNQSEEEFNQSLKEAVTSIYEASTVKK
- a CDS encoding DUF438 domain-containing protein produces the protein MSELINNRTELKKAASERQQLLKEIMKDLHAGRSVEEVKAQFEKAVGNISVSEISQLEQALMEEEGIPVEEVQRLCSVHTAVFKGSIDDIHASTSQKAEEEAGHPIHTFKLENKEIDLLVNFKLQLHYERFEKEDSPKNLQKLSEDIQLLVEIDKHYSRKENLLFPFLEKYGIYGPTQVMWGVDDRIRAAIKLAKQQLEDYHGEKQDILNNIYFIIQEATEMIFKEENILFPMALSTLTEDEWIKIAAESEEIGYCLIKPVEKWIPKRVSMQESSALDKIESGLIHFETGILSVKQLELMLNHLPVDITFIDKDDVVRYFSHGKERIFARTKAVIGRTVQNCHPPKSVHVVEKLLNDFKSGKKDSEDFWIKFKDKYVYIRYFAVRNEQSEYMGTLEFTQNIQPIQAIDGEKRILD
- a CDS encoding DUF1858 domain-containing protein → MAKVLDLNLTILELTTTYPELVSVLKDLGFEKITDPRMMQTAGRIMTIPKGCRMRKISMNTVKQTCIDHGFTIIEERRDTYE
- a CDS encoding PTS sugar transporter subunit IIA, which produces MILLSNILEEEFIQLNVRVDNWEEAIRKGTLPLVMKNKITKEYVNKIIEIAKTIGPYIVITKHVALPHAPAEFGAKETAIGITTLEYPVRFGNEANDPVKYLFCLSATDSNSHLEALAELVKLLENEEFFQLLDTSSSPKEIFSYISKI
- a CDS encoding PTS sugar transporter subunit IIB; the protein is MYKALVACRAGVGSSLMLKIKVNEVVKENKLPIQVEHSSLDGVAGFDGEILITLVDVAQELSNKGIKQHIIGIANIVDKKEILEKLNAFLQQTEI